One stretch of Nitrospinota bacterium DNA includes these proteins:
- a CDS encoding urease accessory protein UreD, with translation MTRFRSEKIHLNKGWKAKLQLGFTELNGKTILNRKKHEGPLRVQKPFYPERNGTCHVYLLHPPGGVVGGDRLEVQVELKTGANALFTTPAAGKFYRSSGSSAFQVQIIKVEDNACLEWFPLENIFFSGAKANIKTKIEINPSSHFIGWDICCLGRPASNEPFIHGSLDQRFEIWMKEKPVRLERLLIQGNDPILSNKWGVDRKTVLGNLVCFTPEKELVDTLREYVKSFKTKDAYSVTFVNGVIQFRCLGNSADQVRKFLTRVWQKLRFEIRGHHAVIPRIWNT, from the coding sequence ATGACCAGATTTAGATCCGAAAAAATACACTTGAATAAAGGGTGGAAAGCTAAGCTCCAGTTAGGGTTTACAGAGCTAAATGGAAAAACCATATTAAACCGGAAAAAACATGAAGGCCCCCTGCGAGTCCAAAAACCTTTTTACCCTGAACGTAATGGAACCTGCCATGTCTATTTGTTGCATCCCCCTGGGGGAGTGGTTGGGGGAGACCGATTGGAGGTTCAAGTAGAATTGAAAACGGGGGCAAATGCGTTGTTCACGACCCCTGCGGCCGGGAAATTCTATCGCAGTTCCGGGTCCTCGGCATTTCAAGTGCAAATAATTAAAGTGGAAGACAATGCATGTTTGGAGTGGTTTCCTTTGGAAAATATTTTTTTTTCCGGTGCCAAAGCAAACATAAAAACCAAAATTGAAATCAATCCCTCTAGTCATTTTATCGGATGGGATATTTGCTGTTTGGGAAGGCCTGCTTCTAATGAACCTTTCATCCATGGCTCCCTGGATCAGCGGTTTGAAATATGGATGAAAGAAAAACCCGTTCGGCTGGAAAGACTATTGATTCAGGGGAATGATCCCATTCTTAGTAATAAATGGGGTGTAGACCGAAAAACCGTTTTAGGAAATCTGGTATGTTTCACACCTGAGAAAGAGTTGGTGGATACACTCCGGGAGTATGTAAAAAGTTTTAAAACAAAGGATGCCTATTCTGTGACCTTTGTGAATGGGGTAATCCAATTTCGATGTCTTGGAAATAGTGCTGACCAGGTCAGAAAGTTTTTAACTCGGGTTTGGCAAAAACTGCGTTTTGAAATTCGAGGGCACCATGCCGTGATTCCGCGGATTTGGAATACATAG
- the ureA gene encoding urease subunit gamma — protein MELSPREKDKLLIFTAGLLAERRLAKGLKLNYPESIAYISAAILEGAREGKSVAELMSDGTQLLKRDDVMEGIPEMIHEVQVEATFPDGTKLVTVHNPIP, from the coding sequence ATGGAATTATCTCCAAGAGAAAAAGACAAGTTGCTTATTTTTACAGCCGGGTTGCTGGCGGAAAGACGTTTGGCAAAGGGATTGAAGCTTAATTACCCGGAATCGATAGCTTATATTTCGGCGGCAATATTGGAAGGGGCGCGAGAAGGAAAAAGTGTTGCTGAACTCATGAGTGACGGCACCCAATTACTCAAAAGAGACGATGTTATGGAGGGAATCCCTGAAATGATTCATGAGGTTCAAGTAGAGGCTACTTTTCCAGATGGTACAAAATTAGTAACCGTTCACAACCCTATACCTTAG
- a CDS encoding urease subunit beta — protein MIPGEYAIQEGQLNLNEGRDTVSLVVANTGDRPIQVGSHYHFFETNPALEFNRESARGFRLNIPAGTAIRFEPGQTREVELVSYAGSRHVYGFNGKVMDQLENK, from the coding sequence ATGATTCCTGGTGAATATGCGATTCAAGAAGGTCAATTGAATTTAAATGAAGGCCGGGACACCGTTTCCCTGGTCGTTGCGAATACCGGTGACCGGCCGATTCAGGTTGGTTCGCACTATCATTTTTTTGAAACCAATCCGGCCCTGGAATTTAATCGAGAAAGTGCCCGAGGGTTTCGATTGAATATCCCCGCTGGAACCGCGATTCGATTCGAACCCGGTCAAACCCGTGAGGTCGAACTGGTGAGTTATGCCGGGTCCCGGCATGTGTATGGATTCAACGGAAAAGTTATGGATCAATTGGAGAATAAATGA